In the genome of Crassostrea angulata isolate pt1a10 chromosome 6, ASM2561291v2, whole genome shotgun sequence, the window TTCAGAATGGATACGGTTCTACCCAATATCAGGACACCCAGTGGAGTGGGAAGACAAACACAAACTATGATACCCACTTACTAGAAAACCATTACAATCAGCTCTACCAACAACAGTTTTACCAAGGCAATGCCCAGCAATATCCCCAGTCTCAGTATCAAGGCGGCTTTACGGGGTACGGAAAAACTGGTTCTCAAAAAGGGTTCTATAATTCGGGTTACAGCGGAAGTTCGTACCCGGCATCCTATGGTAAAACTTACTCAGGGTACGGGAAACAGATGCCATACCAAGGTCAAGATGTCGCCGTCGTTGTTCCGCCTAGTACCGGCTTTTCCAGTCACCCTGGATGGGCTGATTCTGGATTTGGATACAATGCTGGATTTGGATATGGATTGCCATCAGCTGGTTTTGGATATGGTAATAGTATCCCACAAAATGGATACGGTTCTCTGGGTTCTCCAATATCCCCATATTTATTTCAAGGACCTTCTTTAATGGACCATGCCATGGGATTTCTCAAGACTGACACAGGGAAACTAGTAGGAGCAGGTATAGTACCTTAATATATTGCGAAAAAAAACTGATTATATCATTCTTTATGAAAGGGGCTATTGTCATTAATTTAAGCTCAAAATTTTCTAATTTTGTAACCccattttaaagtataaaatgcTTAATTGAATAGTTTCACCAGATACTACTGTCAGAAGACGAATACAGTAACAAGCTatataagagagaaaaaaatagctCATTATTCTTTGCTCGGCACATTttcttgattatttttgttttcatttcagcCGCCCTCGGAACTATCTTATACAAAACTCTAGGTAGGAAAATATCTTGCTTAAATTACAGATTTAtttgctttgaatttttttcatgtgaaatacATCTgtgatattgtactgttagaTTAGCATcgagttatttttcattttagggTGATCTACCTGATCTCCGGTGATGAAAATGCAACCAGTGTGCCAAATTATTTATTGTGTGTGCTGTATATTAAATAAACTACACTTATATAGAATATGTGTGTTGTATTTATTCAACATGTTCCACACGCGGAACAACACACCTCTATGACGACTGATAGCGAAGTTCTAGCGCCATCACACTTAAGTCTAATTTGAAGATAGCTATTGACCAAGTTAATGGAAATAGATGTAGGTTATGCTGGTATATACATGATATTTGTATACTATAGTATGCAGAAATGTAACTGCATATTCAAAGACCTACTGTGTTTGTCGGGAGTGAGAGAAGAATTATAGCATCTTTGTGACGGTCGCGATCATAAacattgtttgaatattttcgAAGGtgtacaatgtaaacaaaggcgATTCTTTCTTTGTCTTTATAAACAATATGAGAGAGTGTATCTTATATTAACTTATGTtaaaatttggtaaaatatgGCTGTGTTAAGGATCTTTTGATGGCCAAAAAAATCCACATCtctgtaaaaatatacatttatttatatactcATGTAGGTT includes:
- the LOC128190536 gene encoding RNA-binding protein FUS-like — protein: MRSNTVILVSVIACLLPKLSLCANYGGNTQLQNGYGSTQYQDTQWSGKTNTNYDTHLLENHYNQLYQQQFYQGNAQQYPQSQYQGGFTGYGKTGSQKGFYNSGYSGSSYPASYGKTYSGYGKQMPYQGQDVAVVVPPSTGFSSHPGWADSGFGYNAGFGYGLPSAGFGYGNSIPQNGYGSLGSPISPYLFQGPSLMDHAMGFLKTDTGKLVGAAALGTILYKTLG